The proteins below are encoded in one region of Terriglobales bacterium:
- a CDS encoding MFS transporter yields MTYDEEISGGVIIYHAGRIGSAGTGADAPGGRIAEASMADKSRNLAALAPWLALLAISLLINYVDRGNVSIAAPLLKDELHLNPWQLGILFSAFFWTYTALQFVMGWFVDRFEVNVVIAVGYLVWSLATVTTGFVHGFMMLLVMRLMLGIGESVAVPACSKILAHHVPEYYRGFANGIVIAGVKCGPAVGTLGAGLLMAKYGWRPVFIVIGLVSLAWLPAWWKWMPRGKAEAGPAVTGAALIAAILRQRSFWGASAGHFCTNYLLYVMITWLPFYLVRERHLSIEAMAKTAGLYFLVEAAAAISCGWLSDSFIRRRYTPTLVRKSAMALGHTIAGIAIAACVVAGPHTYLAWLMAAAVGSGMISSGVYAFSQTLAGPQAAGTWTGFQSGFANLAGVVAPALTGFLVNRTGNFLAALAVTASVSMVGSLAWVLAVGRLEQVTWAPKRGGLPTCDAQKTPSVLNSTVS; encoded by the coding sequence GTGACTTATGACGAGGAGATCTCTGGGGGCGTCATTATTTATCATGCTGGTCGCATAGGCTCGGCAGGCACGGGCGCAGACGCCCCCGGCGGACGGATTGCTGAGGCTAGTATGGCCGATAAGTCGCGGAACCTCGCAGCACTTGCCCCTTGGCTTGCTCTGCTGGCTATCTCACTTCTGATCAACTACGTCGACCGCGGCAATGTCTCAATTGCCGCGCCCCTGCTTAAAGATGAGTTACATCTTAATCCATGGCAACTTGGAATTCTGTTCTCCGCTTTCTTTTGGACATACACCGCTCTTCAGTTCGTGATGGGCTGGTTCGTAGACCGATTTGAAGTAAATGTGGTGATCGCGGTCGGGTACCTGGTCTGGTCACTTGCGACTGTGACGACCGGCTTTGTTCATGGATTCATGATGCTGCTGGTGATGCGGTTGATGCTCGGCATCGGCGAGTCTGTGGCAGTTCCGGCATGCTCGAAAATTCTCGCGCACCATGTGCCCGAATACTATCGCGGGTTCGCCAACGGCATCGTCATTGCCGGAGTGAAGTGCGGACCTGCAGTCGGCACTCTTGGGGCGGGACTCCTGATGGCAAAGTACGGCTGGCGACCGGTTTTCATCGTCATAGGACTGGTCAGCCTTGCGTGGCTGCCCGCGTGGTGGAAATGGATGCCACGGGGGAAAGCAGAGGCCGGACCGGCGGTAACAGGGGCTGCGCTTATCGCCGCCATCTTGCGACAGCGCTCGTTTTGGGGTGCTTCTGCAGGCCACTTTTGTACCAACTACCTGCTCTATGTCATGATCACCTGGCTCCCGTTCTACCTCGTGCGCGAACGCCATCTTTCCATTGAGGCGATGGCAAAAACTGCGGGTTTATATTTCCTGGTAGAGGCTGCAGCCGCCATTTCGTGCGGTTGGCTCTCGGACTCGTTTATCCGCCGTCGTTACACCCCCACCCTCGTGCGTAAATCGGCCATGGCCCTCGGACATACGATCGCAGGCATTGCAATTGCGGCTTGTGTCGTAGCCGGTCCGCATACATACCTGGCTTGGCTTATGGCCGCAGCGGTGGGAAGCGGAATGATAAGCTCTGGTGTCTACGCGTTTTCCCAAACCCTCGCCGGCCCGCAAGCAGCGGGAACATGGACCGGTTTTCAAAGCGGCTTCGCAAACCTTGCGGGCGTGGTCGCACCGGCGCTCACCGGATTCTTAGTGAATCGAACCGGGAACTTTCTAGCGGCCCTCGCGGTTACAGCTTCGGTGTCGATGGTTGGCAGCCTCGCGTGGGTCCTCGCGGTCGGCAGGCTCGAGCAAGTGACTTGGGCACCAAAACGTGGAGGTCTGCCCACCTGTGATGCGCAAAAAACTCCATCGGTTTTGAATTCAACCGTCTCGTAA